A genomic region of Capra hircus breed San Clemente chromosome 19, ASM170441v1, whole genome shotgun sequence contains the following coding sequences:
- the SLC16A5 gene encoding monocarboxylate transporter 6: protein MPQALERSEGCWAWVVLLASVVTQGLTLGFPTCIGIFFTELQREFQASNSETSWFPSILTAMLHAGGPLCSILVGRFGCRATMMLGGVLASLGMVAGSFCRTLGQLYLTAGFITGLGMCFSFQSSITVLGLYFTRWRVLANALASAGVSLGITLWPLLSRYLLEDLGWRGTFLIFGGVLLHCCVCGAVVKPVPASVTPEAREGLPSPSKRPSRGCLVACGRAIRRHLAFDVLRDNVGYRVYTLGVVWMIMGFPLPHVFLVPYAIRHGVDEQKAALLISVIGFSNIFLRPMAGLVAGRREFAGHRKYLFSLATLLNGLTNLVCVASADFRVLVGYCLVYSVSMSGIGALLFQVLMDIVPMDRFSSALGLFTILESISILISPPLAGLLLDATDDFSYVFYMSSFFLISAALFMGGSFCVLGKKEQQGPWAEVKGAVPEAAPEQGLTTEDMDGPEKRLHVEIMYVTSV from the exons ATGCCCCAGGCCTTGGAGCGCTCCGAGGGCTGCTGGGCCTGGGTGGTGCTGCTGGCCTCCGTGGTGACGCAGGGCCTCACCCTGGGCTTCCCCACGTGCATCGGCATCTTCTTCACCGAACTGCAGCGTGAGTTCCAGGCCAGCAACAGCGAGACTTCCTGGTTCCCCTCCATCCTGACAGCCATGCTCCACGCAGGGG gcCCCCTGTGTAGTATCCTGGTGGGACGCTTTGGCTGCAGAGCGACGATGATGCTGGGCGGCGTGCTGGCCAGCCTGGGCATGGTGGCCGGCTCCTTCTGCCGCACCCTCGGCCAGCTCTACCTCACGGCAGGATTCATCACAG GCCTGGGCATGTGTTTCAGCTTTCAGTCGAGCATCACCGTGCTGGGACTGTACTTCACCCGCTGGCGGGTGCTGGCCAACGCACTGGCCTCGGCGGGTGTCTCCCTAGGCATCACGCTCTGGCCGCTGCTCTCCCGTTACCTCCTGGAGGACCTGGGCTGGCGAGGCACCTTCCTCATCTTCGGCGGGGTCCTTCTCCACTGCTGCGTCTGCGGGGCTGTCGTGAAGCCTGTGCCTGCCAGCGTGACCCCGGAGGCCAGAGAAGGCCTCCCCTCGCCTTCCAAGAGACCCTCGCGAGGCTGCCTGGTGGCATGTGGCCGGGCCATCCGGCGCCACCTGGCCTTCGACGTCCTGCGGGACAACGTGGGCTACCGCGTATACACGCTGGGGGTTGTCTGGATGATCATGGGTTTCCCGCTGCCCCACGTCTTCCTGGTCCCTTATGCCATTCGGCACGGGGTGGACGAACAAAAGGCAGCCCTGCTCATCTCCGTCATCGGCTTTAGCAACATCTTCCTGCGGCCCATGGCTGGGCTGGTGGCAGGCCGCCGGGAGTTTGCAGGCCACCGCAAGTACCTGTTCAGCCTGGCAACCCTGCTCAATGGGCTCACCAACCTGGTGTGTGTGGCGTCGGCCGACTTCCgggtcctggtgggctactgccTGGTGTACAGCGTGTCCATGAGCGGCATCGGTGCCCTGCTTTTCCAGGTCCTCATGGACATCGTCCCCATGGACAGGTTCTCCAGTGCCCTGGGGCTCTTCACCATCCTGGAGAGCATCTCCATCCTCATCTCCCCGCCGCTGGCTG GACTCCTCCTGGATGCCACCGACGACTTCAGCTATGTTTTCTACATGTCAAGTTTCTTCCTCATCTCAGCTGCCCTCTTCATGGGTGGCAGTTTCTGTGTCCTGGGAAAGAAGGAGCAGCAGGGCCCGTGGGCTGAGGTCAAAGGAGCCGTCCCAGAAGCTGCCCCAGAGCAGGGCCTCACCACAGAGGACATGGATGGTCCCGAGAAGCGGCTGCATGTCGAGATCATGTACGTGACCAGCGTCTGA